Proteins co-encoded in one Malus domestica chromosome 09, GDT2T_hap1 genomic window:
- the LOC103444067 gene encoding peroxidase P7-like, whose amino-acid sequence MSYNIMASLSHFLIISVLFIVPFFSCCVNAQLSANFYARTCPTLPTIVRNATREAVSREGRMAASILRLFFHDCFVNGCDASILLDDTATFTGEKNSFPNRNSARGFEVIDTIKTRVEAACNATVSCADILALAARDGVVLLGGTSWTVALGRRDARTASQTDANNQLPSPFANLATLISNFAAKGLTATDMTVLSGGHTLGQSQCSSFKTRIYNETNIDPAFATTRKRTCPASGGDTNLAPFDITPNRFDNEYYKALVARRGLLHSDQELFNGGSQDALVTTYSNNVAAFTRDFAAAMVKMSAISPLTGTNGEIRKNCRLVN is encoded by the exons ATGTCATATAATATAATGGCCTCTCTATCCCATTTCCTCATCATTTCAGTACTCTTCATCGTCCCTTTCTTTAGCTGTTGTGTCAATGCACAGCTCTCGGCCAATTTTTATGCAAGAACTTGCCCAACTCTTCCAACCATCGTTCGCAATGCTACGAGGGAAGCTGTTTCTAGGGAGGGTCGGATGGCTGCCTCTATCCTTCGTTTATTCTTCCACGACTGCTTCGTAAAT GGTTGCGACGCTTCCATACTGTTGGACGACACGGCCACCTTCACAGGCGAAAAGAATTCATTCCCAAACCGGAACTCAGCTAGGGGCTTTGAAGTCATTGACACCATTAAAACTCGCGTTGAAGCTGCTTGTAATGCTACTGTGTCATGTGCAGATATTTTAGCACTTGCAGCAAGAGACGGTGTTGTCTTG CTAGGAGGAACCTCATGGACAGTAGCCCTAGGCCGAAGAGACGCCAGAACCGCAAGCCAAACTGACGCCAACAACCAGCTCCCCTCCCCCTTCGCCAACCTCGCAACCCTAATCTCAAACTTTGCAGCCAAAGGTTTAACCGCCACAGACATGACCGTGCTCTCTGGCGGCCACACATTAGGCCAGTCTCAGTGTTCATCCTTCAAAACCCGCATATACAACGAGACCAACATCGACCCTGCCTTTGCAACTACTCGTAAGCGTACTTGTCCAGCTTCCGGTGGCGATACGAATCTAGCTCCTTTCGATATAACTCCTAATCGCTTTGATAATGAATACTACAAGGCCCTTGTGGCTCGCCGTGGTCTTCTCCATTCGGACCAGGAACTCTTCAATGGTGGGAGTCAGGATGCCTTGGTTACAACTTATAGCAACAACGTTGCGGCTTTTACAAGAGATTTTGCTGCAGCCATGGTGAAGATGAGCGCTATTAGTCCTCTAACAGGGACAAATGGAGAGATCAGGAAAAATTGCAGACTAGTCAACTAA
- the LOC103444068 gene encoding uncharacterized protein isoform X1: MSPSGSTTDASGTRPSKKNTRGPCRQLKTAKFTRVANCRIPIKYDARHRATPMAKQHSSLAHDIGHVVRTFCPMRWKSWKAMSEETKNTVRNQLSDLDEDMFAYLNRLFSERYKQWKSDMHQCFQQFDDPQVALEEGCPKELEDRQDSWVWLCGHFQESGYVKKAKANKINREKKTLLHHLGSRPFSYRMEAQRKEGSKFPNIDVLADVYVRPGNELTESLHVTMVEKSQSVLQESASQLPSDTPIEFVDPPEDAGFHIVIETLDQTLGRRPRTYCWGMGNARRRKSRASSSS, translated from the exons ATGTCGCCATCGGGATCCACAACCGATGCCTCAGGTACACGGCCAT CAAAGAAAAACACCAGGGGACCTTGTCGGCAATTGAAGACTGCCAAGTTCACTCGGGTGGCCAACTGTCGTATCCCAATCAAATACGATGCGCGACATCGGGCAACACCAATGGCGAAGCAGCATAGTTCATTAGCCCATGACATTGGGCATGTCGTGCGGACTTTTTGCCCTATGCGGTGGAAGTCTTGGAAGGCAATGTCGGAGGAGACAAAGAACACGGTGCGCAACCAATTGTCC GACCTGGACGAGGACATGTTCGCGTACCTCAATCGGCTCTTCTCTGAACGCTACAAGCAGTGGAAGAGTGACATGCACCAATGTTTCCAGCAATTTGATGATCCGCAGGTCGCTCTCGAGGAGGGTTGTCCGAAGGAGTTGGAGGACCGACAAGATAGTTGGGTTTGGCTTTGCGGTCATTTTCAGGAGTCGGGCTATGTG aaGAAGGCGAAGGCGAACAAGATCAATCGGGAGAAGAAGACTCTTCTCCACCATTTAGGTTCAAGGCCTTTCTCTTATAGGATGGAGGCACAACGGAAG gAGGGTTCAAAATTTCCAAATATCGACGTCCTTGCTGACGTTTATGTTCGGCCTGGGAATGAGTTGACCGAGTCCCTTCAT gtGACTATGGTGGAGAAGAGTCAGTCGGTACTTCAAGAGTCCGCCTCCCAGCTTCCCTCGGACACGCCGATTGAGTTTGTGGATCCCCCTGAGGATGCAGGGTTTCACATCGTGATAGAGACATTGGACCAGACTTTAGGACGGAGGCCAAGGACTTATTGTTGGGGGATGGGAAATGCCAGGCGGCGGAAGAGTAGAGCCTCGTCATCCTCCTAA
- the LOC103444068 gene encoding uncharacterized protein isoform X2 → MSPSGSTTDASAKKNTRGPCRQLKTAKFTRVANCRIPIKYDARHRATPMAKQHSSLAHDIGHVVRTFCPMRWKSWKAMSEETKNTVRNQLSDLDEDMFAYLNRLFSERYKQWKSDMHQCFQQFDDPQVALEEGCPKELEDRQDSWVWLCGHFQESGYVKKAKANKINREKKTLLHHLGSRPFSYRMEAQRKEGSKFPNIDVLADVYVRPGNELTESLHVTMVEKSQSVLQESASQLPSDTPIEFVDPPEDAGFHIVIETLDQTLGRRPRTYCWGMGNARRRKSRASSSS, encoded by the exons ATGTCGCCATCGGGATCCACAACCGATGCCTCAG CAAAGAAAAACACCAGGGGACCTTGTCGGCAATTGAAGACTGCCAAGTTCACTCGGGTGGCCAACTGTCGTATCCCAATCAAATACGATGCGCGACATCGGGCAACACCAATGGCGAAGCAGCATAGTTCATTAGCCCATGACATTGGGCATGTCGTGCGGACTTTTTGCCCTATGCGGTGGAAGTCTTGGAAGGCAATGTCGGAGGAGACAAAGAACACGGTGCGCAACCAATTGTCC GACCTGGACGAGGACATGTTCGCGTACCTCAATCGGCTCTTCTCTGAACGCTACAAGCAGTGGAAGAGTGACATGCACCAATGTTTCCAGCAATTTGATGATCCGCAGGTCGCTCTCGAGGAGGGTTGTCCGAAGGAGTTGGAGGACCGACAAGATAGTTGGGTTTGGCTTTGCGGTCATTTTCAGGAGTCGGGCTATGTG aaGAAGGCGAAGGCGAACAAGATCAATCGGGAGAAGAAGACTCTTCTCCACCATTTAGGTTCAAGGCCTTTCTCTTATAGGATGGAGGCACAACGGAAG gAGGGTTCAAAATTTCCAAATATCGACGTCCTTGCTGACGTTTATGTTCGGCCTGGGAATGAGTTGACCGAGTCCCTTCAT gtGACTATGGTGGAGAAGAGTCAGTCGGTACTTCAAGAGTCCGCCTCCCAGCTTCCCTCGGACACGCCGATTGAGTTTGTGGATCCCCCTGAGGATGCAGGGTTTCACATCGTGATAGAGACATTGGACCAGACTTTAGGACGGAGGCCAAGGACTTATTGTTGGGGGATGGGAAATGCCAGGCGGCGGAAGAGTAGAGCCTCGTCATCCTCCTAA